Part of the Pedobacter roseus genome is shown below.
GATAAGGGTTTCCGTTCCATAGAAGATAACGGTTATCTCAATCGCTCTGTTGAAGAACAGGAAAAAATCGGCAATTTACTGACGAAACTGGGCATGCGCATGGGTGTTTTCGTGGTAGACGGGGGCGATAACTGGAAGACTTCTTTAACTACAGGCAAAAAAGAGTTTAAAGATAAGTTTATCGAAACCTGTAAAAAATCGGTTGAAGCGGCCAAACGTTGCAACGCCAAATGGCTTACCGTGGTGCCAGGTTTTTATGAGCGTAATTTACCTTATGGCAACCAGTTTGCCAACGTAATTGATGCCATGCGTGCCGGTGCAGAGATTTTCGAGCCTCAAGGATTGATTATGGTGCTGGAAACTTTGAGTGATACACCAGAACTTTTCCTCCAAAAAACAAACGAAACTTATGCGGTTTGCAAGGCCGTTAAAAGTCCTTCATGCAAAATTCTGTACGATATTTACCACATGCAGCGCACCGAAGGCGATTTAATTAAAACCATCGATCGCTGCTGGGATGAAATTGCCTACATTCAGATTGGCGATAACCCGGGCCGGAAAGAACCAACAACCGGAGAAATCAATTATAAAAACCTGTTTAAACATTTACATGCCAAAGGTTACAAAGGCGTAATGGGCATGGAACATGGCAATTCTAAAACCGGAAAAGAAGGAGAACTGGCGGTTATTTCAGCATACAGGGCTGAGGATAATTTTTTGTAACCAATTAAATATTAATATTTAGCTGAGCAATTTTAATTCCCGGTTAGCCTGGAATCTGATTCTATTTACAAATTCGATTAGGGTTTCGTCATTCCCGCGCAGGCGGGAATCTTAAAGCTCATTGCATTAAGATTCCCAATCGAGTTGGGAATGACGATACTACGAAACAATTCATCTCGTTTAAATCCCATATCCTTAGGTTGGTTCCTATAGAACACTGCGTAAAATATCCCTCATAAAGGTTCAAAACTAAAATGATTTGGAAAGCAGGTTTCTAGAGCTTCGGTTCTGGTAGTCCTGCTCTGCACTTTATCCCGATGTAAGTTCACGGCCAATTTGATCGGATCAAAATCGGGATGTTCGTTCCGATCAGGTTTATTTAATTCAGGGCAGTGCTACTATTAGACATTTCCGTGCTGACGCCAATAATCTACATAATACATAGTTCGTTAGTGTGGTCGTCATTGCTGGCCGGGATTGAGGGTAGAAGAATATTATAATTAATTGTACCTACAAGACAGACTCAGGCAGTGATCACTATTGCTCAGTCAATCTTATGGCTTATTGCATTAAGATTCCCAATCAAGTTGGGAATGACGATACCTCTAGAGAATTCATCTCCATTAAACACCAATTAAGATCCGATAACCATGTTCTGTGTCCCCACAGAACACCGCGTAATATCCAAAATTATTATAAATGGTTTATGAGGATACAGACCAAGGATTGAGCATCTTGTTTGCTCTATATATTTCCGTCCAGCTAGGCCTTGCCACAGTATCCACGTTTTACTTAAATCCGGCCTAATAAATTTTTCGGACTCCACTGATCAAGCCACCCCACTGGCTTCGAAAGAAAAATTTTCAGCCGGTGTTTTTTGTTTCTTTTTGACACCAAAAAGAAAGAGCCCATCGGCGGCGGCGAGCCGAGGCAAGACAGTGCACCAGGGCAAGAAAATAAAACTCGACATGACGCCCTCCACATAAAATTCTGTGACACAGACCACGGATTAGACAAAAGCTCCTACCCCACTTTCAACACCCAAACCGATACACTGCCCGCATTGCAATGAAATTCAGCCCAGCCGTTTTCATCTATAACTACTTCCTGCTCTCTATAGCCTAGCGCATCAACAAAGGTTTTTCCGGCGAAACGTTTGCCGATTTCCATTTTTTTATATCCTTCTTCGCCTGTACTTAACAATACCGCAAGTCCGCTGTTTTCATGTTCCTCATCCCCTTCCCTCGTCCAGCCCACACAATTGCCATGATCAAAATAATCGCGTTGCTCACCATAAGCCAGGGCGCTACGGATTTTACTCATGGTTTCTACCGCCGGGATCGCTACCAATTCAACATGAACCTGATTTCCTTCCTGATCCTGATCATCGTAAATGCCGCCATACAGATCAGGGAAAAACAAACAAGGAATGCCCTGTAAACGCAATAAAATCATGGCATAAGCCAAGGGCCTGAACCAAAAATCGACATAAGATTCCAACGCTTGTAAAGGTTGCGAATCATGGTTATCCACAAAAGTAACCGCCAGTTCCGGCTTCACCTGCACCAAAGTATCATTAAAAATGGTTTGCATATCGAAACGCTCATCCTTACTGGCCGTAAAAAAATTATGGTGTAAGAGCGAATCAAATATTTGGGTACGACCTCCCGTAAGCTCAATATATTCCAGTTGTCCTTCTATATCTACCACATTCCAATCTTCGGCCACGATAAAAAACTCGCGGTTAAATTTCTGGTTCAAATGGTCAATCCATTCCGTTATAAAACCCGGGTTAATATGTTTTACCGCATCTAACCTAAAACCATCCACCTTAGTGGTTTCTACCACCCATTCGCCCCAATATTTTAATTCTTCTACTACGGCACGATTGCGGTAATCAATATCATTAAACATCAGGTAATCGTAATTGCCGAGCTCGGTAGAAGGAACTTCTTCAAACCCTTCACCTACATTATTCTGGATAGAATAAATGGCCGATTTCTTAAGGTCTTCGGCCCAGTCTACCCCGCTAAAACAATTGTGGTCCCAGATAAATTCAGAATATTTGCCTTGTCGCCCCGGGAAGGTAAACTTTGTCCAGGCTTCTATTTCAAAAACATCACTCGTAAATTCATTTCTGTTATCAGGGTTTACTGTTCTCACCTTCACCTTTTCCACTTCATCGCCACCGGCCTTATGGTTAAAAACGATATCGGCCAAAGCATTTACACCATTTTCATGCAGGGCTTCAATGGCCTTAATATATTCGTCTTTAGCGCCATATTTGGTATTTACGCCTCCCTTTTGGTCAAATTCACCCAAATCGAATAAATCATAAGTGGCATAACCCACATCGTAAGCGGCGTTGTTCGATTTATAAGCCGGCGGAAGCCAAACTGCTGTAATCCCTATTTCTTTTAAATGAGTGGCTTCGGAAGCCACTTTTGTCCATAAATTTTGCGCTTCGTTATAGTACCAATGAAAAAATTGGATCAGTGTCTGGTTCTGCATTAACTTAATTTTTTATGACAACAGGATTCGCATTGAATTGTTTTTTGCATGATGCCCGCTGATTTTACTCCTTACGCAAAAATTACAATCTCCATAATAGTTCAGATCATCAGCAAATCCCATTAAAATCTATCAGAATCCATTTAGGATGAGATTTAACATACATTTTTGTTACTTTTGCGTTCAAATGAGCCCTAAAAAGAAATTCGCCAAAGAAAGTTTTACCATCATGAACGAGTTGGTACTGCCAAATGATACCAATACCTTAAATAACCTGATGGGTGGCCGTTTGCTGCACTGGATGGATATTGCGGCTGCTATTTCTGCTCAAAAACACTGTAACCGCATTGTGGTTACCGCTTCTGTTGATAATGTTTCTTTTAAGCACCCTATTAAACTGGGCGATGTGATTACCATTGAGGCTAAAGTAACCAGGGCATTTAATACTTCCGTAGAGGTTCGTTTGGATGTTTGGGCAGAGAATATTCCAAGTGGTGCCCGCCAGAAAAGCAACGAGGCTTATTATACTTTTGTTGCGGTAGATCAGAGTGCGCGGACCATCCCCGTACCGGAGCTGATACCAGAAACACCCGAAGAAACTGATCTGTTTGATGGAGCCCTTCGCCGCAGGCAATTGCGCCTGGTTTTGGGTGGAAAAATGAACCCCGACGATGCCAGTGAGCTGAAAGCACTTTTCTTTAAAGCATAATTTTTACAATAATTTACTTCTTGCTTCGCTTGATTGTTTTATTTTAGCGGCTTACCTACGCTGAAAAATATGACAACTTATACCATTCTTATTATTTTAAGCGGATTAGTTATTTTTTCTTATCTGTTTGATTTAGTGGCCAGTAAAACCAAAGTTCCATCGGTTTTATTGCTGCTTTTATTGGGCATCGGTTTGCGTTTCCTGGTCGATTATCTTAAAATACAGACTTTTAATTTTCTATCCATACTCCCTACTTTAGGTACAGTAGGTTTAATTTTAATTGTTTTTGAGGGCTCCCTCGAACTTAAATATGATCAGCATAAAAACAAGATCATCAAAAGTGCTTTTTTTTCAGCTTTAACCATTTTGCTCGGCACCATCAGCGTAATTACGACCATCATTTACCAGATTTCGCACCACGATTTATATACCTGTATTGCCAATGCCATTCCTTTTAGCGTAATCAGTTCGGCTATTGCCATTCCATCGGCCGCAGCCTTAAACAATAAGGATAAAGAGTTTGTGATCTACGAATCGTCTTTCTCTGATATCCTGGGTATCATCATTTTTAATTTCACCATTACCAACCATTCGGTTAATACCTCCGCATTTATCGGCCTGGGCTTAAGTACCTTTCTCATCCTGTTGTTATCGGCCATTGCCTGTGTGGTGTTGTTGTATATTATGGGCAGGCTGGTACACCACATCAAGTTTTTCCTGATTATCGCCATACTCATCCTGGTTTATGCCATCGGTCAGTCTTACCACCTCTCTTCGCTGGTGCTGATCCTGAGTACAGGTTTATTCCTGAACAATGCCGATACCATCCAGCATGCCTGGTTCAGGAGTATCTTTTTATACAAAAATTTAACAGCCGATTTATCGCAGCTTTACCAGTTATCGGCAGAAAGTGCCTTTATTCTACGTACCTTCTTTTTCGTTATTTTCGGTTTTACAATGAACATCGGCGAACTGAACAATAAGATTGTACTGGCCAACGGCTTCTTCATTCTGATCACGATATACTTGATCAGGATGCTCTTCCTTAAAATATTCAAAAAGGATAATTTAGGCCCGATTTTATACATCGCCCCCGCGGACTGATCAGCATTTTACTTTATTTTAACCTGCCGGCCTCCCTAAAAATACAGGAAGTGGGTACACCGTTTTTGTTCCTGGTGGTATTGGGCTCGAGCATAGTAATGACGCTGGGGATTACGCTGAGCAATAGAAATAAGTTAGTTCAGTAGTTTATTGGTTCAGTAGTTCATTGGTTCATTGGTCATTGGTCATTGCGTTGGTGCTACATGCCAAATTGGTTAATGGTTTATTGGTTGATAGATCATGATTGATAGCCTGAAGCCATAGATTAGCAACTTTGGACTAAAATAGATTTATTAGACTCTGGACTTCAGACTAAGGACTTCGGACTCCCTAATGCTTAATCGTAGATGAAATGGATTTTAGCTGCTGCAATTCTGCCAAAACATTTGGATTGGCCTGATAATAAATGGAATAATAACTCAGTTCGTTTATTTTACTGGCTTCTTTTTGATGGAGATTAAACCTGGCGACATTTGGGTTAATGGCATGGATGGGCAAGGCAACAGCATTGGCAATTGCGGTAAAAATAACAGAGAAAAAAGTAATTCCAGCTTCCTCTTCTAAGGTTGGTGCTTCTTTGCCCCATTTATCTACCAGTTTTCCGCGGGCATCTATTTTGTATTGATCGGGGTCCTGTGTACCTATTTTTATCAGGTTCATCCCTTTATAACCTTTTTTAATCGTACGGATCTGTACCGTTTTAATAATGTTTAAGGGAACGGTAACAAATTCGCCATCATGATTTAAAATTACGCTTGCCGAATCTACCTTATATAAAATCCCCTTTTGTTTACCCTTTTCAGTTTTAATCACAGCAATATAGGGCTTCACATTTTGCGCCATGGCAAAGCTTAGGGAGAAGAAAAAGAGGAGGGTAAAGTAGATAGACTTTATCATGTTATTAGTTTATTTGGTTAATTGTATAAACTGGTTAATCGGTTAATTGTATTAATTGGTTAATTGATTAAATCGGTTAACCGAGGCCAACTTCAAACCAGTAAACCGACTAAAGACTACCGACTCAGGACTTTGGACTAAATAAGCCTGGCGCTTAACGTTTATCAATATAGTGAGCTTTGGAATAGATTTCCAATTTTTTATACTCAGTGGCAAACAGTTTTACATCTTTATTGATGTTCAAAAACATTTTTTTAGCCTTTAGTTCGGCAATGAGGCCATAGGTTGTACCTACTGCAGCCCCCAAAGTGGTAGCAGCCAAAAACGTCACAAGTTGCTCGTTGCCAGATGCATTGTTGCTATCTGTAAATGCCAAAGAGCCAATAGCTGCGCCGGCAAGCGTCCCGATTAGAAATCCTTTACCAGTGTTGATGCCTTTTTTCTTTAAGCGGATGCTGATGATATTTTTAGCGCGGAGCATGATGTAATTTCCATAACCATCATTC
Proteins encoded:
- a CDS encoding alpha-amylase encodes the protein MQNQTLIQFFHWYYNEAQNLWTKVASEATHLKEIGITAVWLPPAYKSNNAAYDVGYATYDLFDLGEFDQKGGVNTKYGAKDEYIKAIEALHENGVNALADIVFNHKAGGDEVEKVKVRTVNPDNRNEFTSDVFEIEAWTKFTFPGRQGKYSEFIWDHNCFSGVDWAEDLKKSAIYSIQNNVGEGFEEVPSTELGNYDYLMFNDIDYRNRAVVEELKYWGEWVVETTKVDGFRLDAVKHINPGFITEWIDHLNQKFNREFFIVAEDWNVVDIEGQLEYIELTGGRTQIFDSLLHHNFFTASKDERFDMQTIFNDTLVQVKPELAVTFVDNHDSQPLQALESYVDFWFRPLAYAMILLRLQGIPCLFFPDLYGGIYDDQDQEGNQVHVELVAIPAVETMSKIRSALAYGEQRDYFDHGNCVGWTREGDEEHENSGLAVLLSTGEEGYKKMEIGKRFAGKTFVDALGYREQEVVIDENGWAEFHCNAGSVSVWVLKVG
- a CDS encoding acyl-CoA thioesterase: MSPKKKFAKESFTIMNELVLPNDTNTLNNLMGGRLLHWMDIAAAISAQKHCNRIVVTASVDNVSFKHPIKLGDVITIEAKVTRAFNTSVEVRLDVWAENIPSGARQKSNEAYYTFVAVDQSARTIPVPELIPETPEETDLFDGALRRRQLRLVLGGKMNPDDASELKALFFKA
- a CDS encoding hydroxypyruvate isomerase family protein; this translates as MKRSEFIRNSLLAAGAITTGGGLTNTFAAEKPNDKLSDKTFNLDYAPHQGMFQNHAGKSFLDQIRFMYDKGFRSIEDNGYLNRSVEEQEKIGNLLTKLGMRMGVFVVDGGDNWKTSLTTGKKEFKDKFIETCKKSVEAAKRCNAKWLTVVPGFYERNLPYGNQFANVIDAMRAGAEIFEPQGLIMVLETLSDTPELFLQKTNETYAVCKAVKSPSCKILYDIYHMQRTEGDLIKTIDRCWDEIAYIQIGDNPGRKEPTTGEINYKNLFKHLHAKGYKGVMGMEHGNSKTGKEGELAVISAYRAEDNFL
- a CDS encoding cation:proton antiporter, with translation MTTYTILIILSGLVIFSYLFDLVASKTKVPSVLLLLLLGIGLRFLVDYLKIQTFNFLSILPTLGTVGLILIVFEGSLELKYDQHKNKIIKSAFFSALTILLGTISVITTIIYQISHHDLYTCIANAIPFSVISSAIAIPSAAALNNKDKEFVIYESSFSDILGIIIFNFTITNHSVNTSAFIGLGLSTFLILLLSAIACVVLLYIMGRLVHHIKFFLIIAILILVYAIGQSYHLSSLVLILSTGLFLNNADTIQHAWFRSIFLYKNLTADLSQLYQLSAESAFILRTFFFVIFGFTMNIGELNNKIVLANGFFILITIYLIRMLFLKIFKKDNLGPILYIAPAD